From Panthera uncia isolate 11264 chromosome X, Puncia_PCG_1.0, whole genome shotgun sequence, the proteins below share one genomic window:
- the LOC125931603 gene encoding ferritin heavy chain-like, whose product MATAPFSQVRQNYHPQCEAAINSQINLELYASYVYLSMAFYFDRADVALENFSKFFLRQSHEEKKRVEKLMQLQNQRGGRIRLHNIMKPDRDNWESGLKAMECAFHLGKAVNQSLLDLHQLATDKNDAHLCSFLETNYLHEQVKVIKELGGYITSLRKMGALEDGLAEYLFDKLTLGNSDKH is encoded by the coding sequence ATGGCCACCGCGCCGTTCTCTCAAGTGCGCCAGAACTACCACCCGCAGTGCGAGGCCGCCATCAACAGCCAGATCAACCTGGAGCTCTACGCCTCCTACGTGTACCTGTCGATGGCCTTCTATTTCGACCGCGCCGACGTGGCCCTGGAGAATTTCTCTAAGTTCTTCCTGCGCCAGTCCCACGAGGAGAAGAAGCGTGTTGAGAAGCTGATGCAGCTGCAGAACCAGCGTGGGGGCCGCATCCGCCTCCACAACATCATGAAGCCTGACCGCGACAACTGGGAGAGCGGCCTGAAGGCCATGGAGTGCGCCTTTCACCTGGGGAAGGCCGTGAACCAGAGCCTGCTCGACCTGCACCAGCTGGCCACCGACAAGAATGACGCCCATCTGTGCAGCTTCCTGGAGACCAACTACCTGCACGAGCAAGTCAAGGTCATCAAAGAGCTGGGGGGCTACATCACCAGCCTGCGCAAGATGGGGGCCCTGGAAGATGGCTTGGCAGAGTACCTCTTTGACAAGCTCACCCTGGGCAACAGCGACAAGCACTGA